A single window of Tepidamorphus gemmatus DNA harbors:
- a CDS encoding ATP-binding protein, producing the protein MTGRHDLPSLLRLPAVAEAVLGVAPAWLWDVEAGRVVTASAVGAAFFEARDPAALAMRSFDMGRPGMTQLARLPGQLPADGTPRMAMLRFFVRLRDVSVAGRCRLVDPNRRNLVLVLAIGLAPDRRPLAERAATVFGALALPVLLRGSQGEIYRNPAAAAAELSTDAPAAVRLALPEGSLELVLGAVADEVADVDAHEAVATVGSSAPPPAATGGSGGEGTAPESGTDVSPGPSGSDPVSPVRPPAAAPGQRRLPETRRFTFLLDADGRFVEIGAGFAGIVGPRAAAVAGRRWPDVAAQHGLDPDGRIAAALASRDTWSDILVDWPTDYGDAVRLRLSALPRYGEGRAFAGFRGFADALAILPPATQPGAGSAPIDPVPATPAPAAPDVSDATDAPPEGLNAAQQPDGGDVGAGDVVFAEPEDLQPVAAGAPAGQTPRIVRLKPIPAAAEAGEGAGLNERERNAFRAIARALGARLPEEDAPQAATDAATPADAPDGEPTAAAAGAATPHAESGRSESGAADLADTASQVAATPDDGPQGDGANLASAPDAVGEDATAQASPPSACSRQAMAEPGDAAAPAAAPDASSPAASEAAASESAAAGQEATIPPAAVPAWIGEVLDRVPLGLAVVRDARILFANRAFLELFAFDDLADLEAAGGLAGLLEGRAPTEDDEHAHVVARRRDGTLMPVAMHLARTPWAGGPAMLLSARLPEPAPTSAVPLPQTPTPREAPVDTELADLRAVVAMAVDGVLVLGPDGAIVSANPGARRLLAGLDGELLGRPFVDCVAPGSRSHAIDLIEGLKAGGVPSVLAEGREIRLIAGDGEGTPVHMKVGRIGTGQPARFCAVLRDLTDRKAAEEALVEARRRAEEASAQKSDFLAKISHEIRTPLNGIIGFSEVMGEERFGPLGNERYREYVRDIRASGEHIMSLVNDLLDLSKVEAGKLDLAFAGVRLNDLVEQTVAIVGPQANRAQIIVRTSLAPNLPPVVADARSIRQVVLNLLSNAIKFTLPGGQVFVSTVHDETGEVVLRVRDTGIGMSETEITAAMEPFRQLAVAGSDRERGTGLGLPLSKALTEANRASFAITSRPGEGTMIEIRFPQNRVLSE; encoded by the coding sequence ATGACCGGCCGTCACGACCTTCCCTCGCTGTTGCGGTTGCCGGCGGTCGCCGAGGCAGTGCTCGGCGTCGCGCCCGCCTGGCTGTGGGACGTCGAGGCCGGCAGGGTCGTGACGGCAAGTGCCGTGGGTGCCGCCTTCTTCGAGGCTCGGGACCCCGCCGCCCTGGCGATGCGCAGCTTCGACATGGGCCGGCCGGGGATGACGCAGCTCGCGCGCCTGCCCGGCCAGCTTCCCGCAGACGGCACGCCGCGCATGGCGATGCTGCGCTTTTTCGTCAGGCTGCGCGACGTCAGCGTTGCCGGACGCTGCCGGCTCGTCGATCCGAACCGGCGCAATCTCGTCCTGGTGCTTGCGATCGGGCTTGCTCCCGACCGCCGCCCCCTGGCGGAGAGGGCGGCGACCGTGTTCGGCGCGCTCGCCCTGCCGGTGCTCCTGCGTGGCTCGCAGGGCGAGATCTACCGCAACCCGGCGGCTGCCGCCGCCGAGCTGTCCACCGATGCGCCGGCTGCCGTCCGGCTCGCGCTGCCCGAAGGATCGCTCGAACTCGTCCTCGGTGCCGTCGCGGACGAGGTGGCTGATGTTGACGCGCACGAGGCGGTCGCGACGGTCGGATCATCTGCACCGCCGCCTGCCGCGACGGGCGGATCCGGCGGCGAGGGCACAGCGCCCGAATCCGGTACCGACGTCTCGCCCGGCCCGTCCGGCTCCGACCCGGTATCGCCCGTCCGGCCGCCGGCGGCGGCGCCCGGCCAGCGTCGGCTTCCCGAGACCCGTCGTTTCACCTTCCTGCTCGATGCGGATGGTCGCTTCGTCGAGATCGGCGCCGGATTCGCCGGGATCGTCGGACCGCGTGCCGCCGCCGTCGCCGGCCGGCGCTGGCCGGACGTTGCCGCGCAGCACGGGCTCGATCCCGACGGACGCATCGCCGCGGCGCTCGCCAGCCGCGACACCTGGAGCGACATCCTGGTCGACTGGCCGACCGATTACGGGGATGCCGTGCGGCTGCGGCTGTCGGCCCTGCCCCGCTATGGCGAGGGCCGCGCCTTCGCCGGTTTCCGCGGCTTCGCCGACGCCCTGGCCATCCTGCCGCCCGCCACCCAGCCCGGCGCCGGATCTGCCCCGATCGATCCCGTTCCCGCGACGCCCGCACCCGCCGCGCCCGATGTCTCCGACGCGACGGATGCGCCGCCCGAGGGTCTGAACGCTGCGCAGCAGCCCGATGGTGGCGACGTGGGCGCCGGTGATGTGGTCTTCGCAGAGCCGGAGGACCTTCAGCCGGTCGCGGCGGGGGCCCCTGCCGGACAGACGCCGCGGATCGTCCGGCTCAAGCCGATACCGGCTGCGGCAGAGGCAGGGGAGGGGGCCGGACTGAACGAGCGCGAACGCAATGCGTTTCGCGCCATTGCCCGTGCGCTCGGCGCCCGCCTGCCGGAAGAGGATGCGCCGCAGGCTGCAACCGACGCTGCGACGCCTGCGGATGCGCCTGACGGGGAGCCGACCGCGGCAGCGGCTGGCGCGGCGACACCGCATGCCGAGTCCGGCCGGTCGGAGTCCGGCGCTGCCGACCTGGCGGACACCGCGTCGCAGGTGGCCGCAACCCCGGATGACGGGCCTCAGGGCGACGGTGCCAACCTGGCGTCCGCACCCGACGCCGTCGGCGAAGACGCAACCGCGCAGGCCTCACCGCCGAGCGCCTGCTCGCGCCAGGCGATGGCCGAGCCCGGCGATGCGGCCGCCCCGGCAGCCGCGCCGGATGCCTCGTCGCCGGCTGCGTCCGAAGCGGCTGCGTCCGAGTCCGCCGCTGCCGGCCAGGAGGCCACCATCCCCCCGGCGGCCGTACCGGCATGGATCGGCGAGGTCCTCGACCGCGTCCCGCTCGGCCTTGCGGTCGTTCGCGACGCCCGCATCCTGTTCGCCAACCGGGCGTTTCTCGAACTGTTCGCGTTCGACGATCTCGCCGATCTCGAGGCGGCGGGCGGCCTTGCCGGTCTGCTCGAGGGACGCGCGCCGACCGAGGATGACGAGCACGCCCACGTCGTCGCGCGCCGCCGCGACGGAACGCTGATGCCGGTCGCCATGCATCTGGCGCGCACACCCTGGGCCGGCGGCCCTGCGATGCTGCTCAGCGCCCGCCTGCCAGAGCCTGCGCCGACATCGGCCGTGCCATTGCCGCAGACACCCACCCCGCGCGAGGCACCGGTCGACACCGAGCTTGCCGATCTGCGCGCCGTCGTGGCGATGGCCGTCGACGGCGTTCTGGTGCTGGGCCCCGATGGCGCGATCGTCTCCGCCAATCCGGGCGCCCGGCGCCTGCTCGCCGGGCTCGACGGCGAATTGCTCGGCCGCCCCTTCGTCGATTGCGTGGCGCCGGGCTCGCGCTCGCACGCCATCGACCTGATCGAGGGGCTGAAGGCCGGCGGCGTGCCCAGCGTGCTGGCCGAGGGCCGCGAGATCCGGTTGATCGCCGGCGACGGCGAGGGAACGCCGGTGCATATGAAGGTCGGCCGGATCGGGACCGGTCAGCCGGCCCGGTTCTGCGCCGTGCTGCGCGATCTGACCGATCGCAAGGCCGCCGAGGAGGCCCTGGTCGAAGCCCGCAGGCGCGCCGAGGAGGCCAGCGCGCAGAAATCGGACTTCCTCGCCAAGATCAGCCATGAGATCCGCACGCCGCTCAACGGCATCATCGGCTTCTCCGAGGTGATGGGCGAGGAGCGCTTCGGTCCGCTCGGCAACGAGCGCTACCGCGAGTACGTCAGGGACATCCGCGCCAGCGGCGAGCATATCATGAGCCTGGTCAACGACCTGCTCGACCTCTCGAAGGTGGAGGCAGGCAAGCTTGACCTCGCCTTCGCCGGTGTCCGGCTCAACGATCTTGTCGAGCAGACCGTGGCGATCGTCGGGCCGCAGGCGAACCGCGCGCAGATCATCGTCCGCACCAGCCTGGCGCCGAACCTGCCGCCGGTCGTCGCCGACGCCCGCAGCATCCGGCAGGTCGTGCTCAACCTGCTGTCGAACGCGATCAAGTTCACCCTTCCCGGTGGTCAGGTGTTCGTCTCGACCGTGCATGACGAGACCGGCGAGGTGGTCCTGCGCGTCCGCGACACCGGCATCGGCATGTCGGAGACCGAGATCACCGCGGCCATGGAGCCGTTCCGCCAGCTTGCGGTGGCAGGCAGCGACCGCGAGCGCGGCACCGGTCTCGGCCTGCCGCTGTCGAAGGCGCTGACCGAAGCCAACCGGGCCAGCTTCGCGATCACCAGCCGGCCCGGCGAGGGCACGATGATCGAGATCCGGTTTCCGCAGAACCGCGTCCTGTCGGAATGA
- a CDS encoding Fe(3+) ABC transporter substrate-binding protein, which yields MILSLARPLAAAVLSLSGILASGMLAPARSAEVNVYTTREPGLIQPILDAFTAETGTKVNVLFGKDELVERIQAEGANSPADLLITVDISALQRAKDLGITQPIVSDVVAANIPSQYRDPDGHWLGLSQRARIVYASRDRVEQDEITYEELADPKWKGRICIRSGQHPYNIALFASMIAHHGEAETKAWLEGLRDNLARNPGGNDRAGAKSIFAGECDLAIGNTYYVGLMQTNESEPEQKDWAKAIKVLFPNAADRGTHVNISGVVMARNAPNRDAALALIEFMTSDKAQYLLAEANFEYPLKPGVKASEIVRSWGELKADTLPLTEVAARRARASELVDEVNFDGGPKS from the coding sequence ATGATCCTTAGTCTCGCCCGGCCGCTGGCGGCCGCCGTCCTGTCGCTATCCGGTATTCTCGCCAGCGGCATGCTGGCGCCGGCCCGATCGGCCGAGGTCAACGTCTACACCACCCGCGAGCCCGGACTGATCCAGCCGATCCTCGATGCCTTCACCGCCGAGACCGGAACCAAGGTGAACGTGCTGTTCGGCAAGGACGAACTCGTCGAGCGCATCCAGGCCGAGGGTGCCAACAGCCCGGCCGACCTGCTGATCACGGTGGACATCAGCGCGCTGCAGAGGGCCAAGGATCTCGGCATCACCCAGCCGATCGTCTCGGATGTCGTCGCGGCGAACATCCCGTCCCAGTACCGCGACCCCGACGGTCACTGGCTCGGCCTGTCGCAGCGGGCGCGGATCGTCTATGCCTCCAGGGACCGGGTCGAACAGGACGAGATCACCTACGAGGAGCTCGCCGATCCGAAGTGGAAGGGCCGGATCTGCATCCGCTCGGGGCAGCACCCCTACAATATCGCGCTGTTCGCCTCGATGATCGCCCATCACGGCGAGGCCGAGACGAAGGCCTGGCTCGAGGGGCTGCGCGACAATCTCGCCCGCAATCCGGGCGGCAACGACCGCGCCGGAGCGAAGTCGATCTTCGCCGGCGAATGCGATCTGGCGATCGGCAATACCTACTATGTCGGGCTGATGCAGACCAATGAGAGCGAGCCGGAGCAGAAGGACTGGGCGAAGGCGATCAAGGTCCTGTTCCCCAACGCGGCCGACCGCGGCACTCACGTCAACATCTCCGGCGTGGTGATGGCGAGGAACGCGCCGAACCGCGACGCCGCCCTGGCGCTGATCGAGTTCATGACCTCCGACAAGGCGCAGTATCTCCTGGCCGAGGCGAACTTCGAGTATCCGCTGAAGCCTGGTGTCAAGGCATCGGAGATCGTTCGGTCGTGGGGCGAGCTCAAGGCCGACACGCTGCCGCTGACCGAAGTGGCAGCCAGGCGTGCCCGCGCCAGCGAGCTCGTCGACGAGGTGAACTTCGACGGCGGCCCGAAGAGCTGA
- a CDS encoding ABC transporter permease yields the protein MRLRRGGGAAIRHHRAAAAGALLVAGVAIAPIVALVAIALSGDAAVWTHLLATVLPPSLKATALLMLGVGLATAVVGIATAWLVAMYRFPGRGMLEWMLLLPLAVPTYVVAYCYVELLDHVGPVQSGIRSLFGFSSIRDYWFPDIRSLGGAVFVMSAVLYPYVYLTVRATFLMQSVCVLDVGRTLGAGPARCFREVALPLARPAAVVGVTLALMECLNDIGAVQYLGVRTLTLSVYATWVNRGDLAGAAQLACAMLLAVLLLIWLERRGRGLQRFHNTARRQQPLPDHPLRGWRAIAAVAVCAVPVLAGFVFPASYLLSAAIRRGASDFGPAYFSLVTNSLTLSLAAALAAVVAALVLVYAARLTGSRLVRAAGRIAAIGYAVPGTVLAIGIVIPLAALDNAVDGLARQWFGLSTGLLLTGSIAALVYAYVVRFLAVSHGTVEAGLERITPSIDMAARSLGRSPGRVLREIHLPLVRPAATTAALLVFVDSMKELPATILLRPFNFETLATHVYTYASMQMVEQGALAALTIVAAGLLPVALLARSARQSRPGAGTAARATLPSI from the coding sequence ATGCGGCTGCGGCGAGGCGGGGGCGCGGCGATCCGCCATCACCGCGCCGCCGCGGCCGGGGCCCTGCTGGTCGCCGGCGTCGCCATTGCGCCGATCGTGGCGCTGGTGGCGATCGCCCTGAGCGGCGACGCTGCCGTCTGGACGCATCTGCTGGCGACCGTGCTGCCGCCGTCGCTGAAGGCGACGGCGCTGCTCATGCTCGGCGTCGGACTGGCCACCGCAGTGGTCGGCATCGCCACGGCCTGGCTGGTTGCGATGTATCGCTTTCCGGGCCGCGGCATGCTCGAATGGATGCTGCTGCTGCCGCTGGCCGTGCCGACCTACGTCGTCGCCTACTGCTATGTCGAACTGCTCGACCATGTCGGTCCGGTCCAGAGCGGCATCCGCAGCCTGTTCGGCTTCTCCTCGATCCGCGACTACTGGTTCCCCGACATCCGCTCGCTGGGTGGCGCCGTGTTCGTCATGAGCGCGGTGCTCTATCCCTATGTCTACCTGACCGTGCGCGCCACCTTCCTGATGCAGTCGGTCTGCGTTCTCGACGTCGGCCGCACCCTCGGCGCCGGTCCGGCGCGGTGCTTCCGCGAAGTGGCGCTGCCGCTTGCGCGACCGGCCGCCGTGGTCGGGGTGACGCTGGCGCTGATGGAATGTCTCAACGACATCGGCGCCGTCCAGTATCTCGGCGTGCGCACGCTGACGCTGTCGGTCTATGCCACCTGGGTCAATCGCGGCGATCTCGCCGGCGCCGCCCAGCTTGCCTGCGCGATGCTGCTCGCGGTGCTGCTGCTGATCTGGCTGGAACGGCGCGGCCGCGGCCTGCAGCGCTTCCACAATACTGCCCGCCGCCAGCAACCCCTGCCCGACCATCCGCTGCGCGGCTGGCGCGCCATCGCCGCCGTCGCCGTCTGCGCGGTGCCGGTGCTGGCCGGCTTCGTGTTCCCGGCGAGCTATCTCCTGTCCGCTGCGATCCGCCGCGGCGCCTCCGATTTCGGTCCGGCCTATTTCTCGCTGGTCACCAACAGCCTGACGCTTTCGCTCGCCGCAGCGCTCGCCGCGGTCGTGGCCGCCCTGGTCCTCGTCTATGCGGCGCGCCTGACGGGCTCGCGGCTGGTTCGCGCCGCCGGCCGCATCGCCGCGATCGGCTACGCGGTGCCGGGAACGGTGCTGGCGATCGGCATCGTGATACCGCTCGCAGCCCTCGACAACGCGGTCGATGGGCTCGCGCGCCAGTGGTTCGGGCTGTCGACTGGCCTGCTGCTGACGGGCAGCATCGCGGCCCTCGTCTATGCCTATGTCGTCCGCTTCCTCGCCGTCTCCCACGGCACGGTAGAGGCCGGCCTCGAGCGCATCACGCCCTCCATCGACATGGCGGCGCGTTCGCTCGGCAGATCGCCCGGCCGGGTGCTGCGCGAGATCCATCTGCCGCTCGTCAGACCGGCGGCGACGACGGCGGCGCTGCTGGTCTTCGTCGATTCGATGAAGGAGCTGCCTGCGACAATCCTGCTCAGGCCGTTCAACTTCGAAACTCTGGCGACCCATGTCTACACCTATGCGTCGATGCAGATGGTCGAGCAGGGCGCGCTCGCCGCGCTGACCATTGTCGCCGCGGGGCTCCTGCCGGTGGCGCTGCTGGCGCGTAGCGCGCGACAGTCCAGACCCGGTGCCGGCACCGCCGCCCGCGCAACGCTGCCGTCGATCTAG